In a genomic window of Physeter macrocephalus isolate SW-GA chromosome 14, ASM283717v5, whole genome shotgun sequence:
- the PIGW gene encoding phosphatidylinositol-glycan biosynthesis class W protein codes for MSQKQMKEAFVSNHSGTSVLEITEGLCLPALCILCRGLLIILSQHLCSSSHTWRTRFFIDFAFLIVPLVTTLTIFASFVLLEYLIVIIFGAGLLYETYCRRTCYARMPVGKILEKFLKISLESEYIPAISCFRVINSAFTAVAILAVDFPLFPRRFAKTELYGTGAMDFGVGGFIFGTAMVCPEVRRKYTKGSRLCYLTKSLYSVWPLVFLGMGRLVIIKSIGYQEHLTEYGVHWNFFFTLIVVKLITSLLLTVFPLNKSWIVAISITVFYQLALDFTPLKRLILYGSDGSGTRVGLLNANREGIISTLGYVAIHMAGVQTGSYVLKKRSHIKDWIKVACCILLTAIGFFISLYIVQVNVEVASRRMANLAFCIWIVASCLILLSSLLLGDIILNFAKFLIKGATVPCSWKLIQSPAANRKHSESLVSEAERKEPTLCLITAMNRNQLIFFLLSNVTTGLVNLLVDTLHSSTLWALFVLNLYMFTNCLVIYVLHLQDKTVKFW; via the coding sequence atgtcccAAAAGCAGATGAAGGAAGCTTTTGTCAGTAACCACAGTGGAACGAGCGTGCTGGAAATCACCGAGGGCTTGTGCTTGCCTGCACTCTGTATCCTGTGTAGAGGGCTCCTGATCATTCTCTCACAGCACTTATGTTCTTCTTCACATACCTGGAGAACTCGATTCTTCATTGACTTTGCTTTCCTAATAGTTCCCCTGGTGACCACTTTGACCATTTTCGCTTCATTTGTCCTCCTTGAGTATCTCATTGTAATTATCTTTGGGGCAGGGCTGCTCTATGAAACATACTGCAGGAGAACTTGCTATGCCAGAATGCCTGTCGGGAAAATCCttgaaaaattcttgaaaatcaGTCTAGAATCAGAATACATTCCAGCCATCTCCTGTTTCCGTGTAATTAACAGTGCATTTACTGCTGTTGCCATTTTGGCTGTGGACTTCCCTCTTTTTCCCAGAAGATTTGCCAAAACTGAGCTCTATGGGACAGGAGCAATGGATTTTGGAGTAGGAGGCTTTATTTTTGGGACTGCAATGGTTTGTCCAGAGGTtaggagaaaatatacaaaagggTCCAGACTTTGTTATCTTACAAAGTCATTGTACTCTGTTTGGCCATTAGTCTTCCTAGGAATGGGACGATTAGTCATTATAAAATCCATAGGCTATCAGGAACATTTAACTGAGTATGGAGTTCACTGGaattttttctttaccttaatAGTTGTGAAATTGATAACATCACTGCTTTTGACTGTTTTTCCCCTAAATAAATCCTGGATTGTGGCTATCAGCATTACTGTATTCTACCAGCTAGCCCTTGATTTTACCCCACTGAAAAGGTTAATTTTGTATGGCAGTGATGGCAGTGGCACAAGGGTTGGTTTATTAAATGCCAACCGAGAAGGAATAATCTCTACCTTGGGGTATGTGGCAATACACATGGCTGGTGTTCAAACAGGATCATACGTACTTAAAAAAAGATCACATATCAAAGACTGGATAAAAGTAGCATGTTGTATTCTATTGACAGCTATTGGCTTCTTCATATCTCTTTACATAGTTCAGGTAAATGTAGAAGTAGCATCTCGAAGAATGGCCAATTTAGCCTTTTGTATTTGGATAGTTGCTTCTTGCCTGATCCTTCTTAGTAGTTTATTACTGGGtgatataattttgaattttgccaaatttcTAATTAAAGGGGCAAcagtaccatgttcttggaaacTGATCCAGTCACCTGCTGCAAATAGAAAGCATTCAGAATCTCTAGTCTCTGAAGCTGAAAGAAAGGAACCCACTCTTTGTTTAATCACAGCAATGAACAGAAaccagttaatttttttcttgctgtcaAATGTAACAACTGGCCTAGTCAACCTGTTGGTAGATACATTACACAGCAGTACCTTGTGGGCCTTATTTGTACTCAATCTCTACATGTTTACCAACTGCTTAGTTATATATGTGCTGCACTTGCAAGATAAGACGGTAAAATTTTGGTGA